From the Fibrobacter sp. UBA4297 genome, one window contains:
- the mutL gene encoding DNA mismatch repair endonuclease MutL, producing the protein MAEIHLLSDEIINKIAAGEVIERPASAVKELIENAIDAGATRIQVQIEQGGKKKIQVTDNGKGMGAADLDLCYLRHTTSKLTNADDLFHLQTNGFRGEAVASIAAVSKLTITSATQEGESGRIVVKGGEVIEKEDVQASRGTTFLVEDLFYNTPVRRTFLGSETSECSRILDIVLKTAISHPEIRFDYKVGDRTVFTGVPGELRSRIAEAIGSKVAKSLLPVDYTEAGVHVTGYISPTTETNGKRNHQFLFMRNRPIENKMVSKAVSQAYEPYGAQCKPVTVLFLDMPDMEFDINVHPAKREVRFANGNLVFLVVTHAIRDTFTKDLEANSPFIDLSDEFMGKQAPSVQPSSATSATTMPEAPVFETPAQPTFATQTQPQNDLPWENPFAKRDYAGITPANASANKPYAKPASAANTLSDKKSKYDVSDDVQDLFSLPEYGKIISLEPDHSKPAPPPETPWAPPSFFQIANTYIAGEDSNGLLIIDQHAAHTRVLFEQAMESLQNNIMQDSQELLFPELIDLSKQEKEIFRNVDEQLRKLGFFVEPFGGDTYQIRSIPSALPLSRAAKAVHDFLNDVDENDTKNDMVKFQEAIAKSWAKTNAYQAGDKLKPEEITALVSQLMITQDPLKSPFGSPTLMRLTLEELSKKFRH; encoded by the coding sequence ATGGCTGAAATTCACCTTTTATCCGATGAAATCATCAATAAAATTGCTGCTGGCGAGGTCATTGAGCGCCCGGCATCGGCTGTCAAGGAACTTATAGAAAACGCAATTGACGCCGGAGCAACCCGAATTCAAGTCCAGATTGAACAAGGTGGAAAGAAAAAAATCCAGGTCACAGACAACGGTAAGGGCATGGGGGCCGCCGATTTGGACCTGTGCTACCTCCGCCACACTACATCCAAACTAACAAACGCAGACGACTTATTCCACCTCCAGACAAACGGTTTCCGCGGTGAAGCAGTCGCCTCCATCGCAGCCGTTTCGAAGCTGACCATCACTAGCGCCACGCAAGAAGGCGAAAGTGGCCGCATCGTCGTAAAGGGTGGTGAAGTTATTGAAAAAGAAGATGTCCAGGCGAGCCGCGGCACCACATTCCTCGTCGAAGACCTGTTCTACAACACTCCTGTGCGCCGCACGTTCCTCGGCAGTGAAACGTCCGAATGCTCCCGCATTTTAGACATCGTATTAAAGACCGCCATTTCGCACCCGGAAATTCGCTTTGACTATAAAGTAGGCGATAGAACGGTCTTTACCGGCGTTCCCGGAGAACTCCGCAGCCGCATCGCTGAAGCTATTGGTTCAAAGGTCGCCAAAAGTTTGCTCCCTGTCGATTACACCGAAGCAGGCGTCCATGTGACAGGCTACATCTCGCCCACGACCGAAACAAACGGCAAACGCAACCACCAGTTCCTTTTCATGAGGAACCGCCCCATTGAAAACAAGATGGTGAGCAAGGCTGTTTCGCAAGCTTACGAGCCGTATGGAGCGCAGTGCAAGCCCGTAACGGTACTGTTCTTGGACATGCCGGACATGGAATTCGACATCAACGTGCACCCAGCCAAACGTGAAGTCCGTTTTGCGAACGGGAACTTGGTGTTCCTAGTCGTCACGCACGCCATCCGCGATACATTTACTAAGGATTTAGAAGCAAACTCCCCCTTCATCGACTTGAGCGATGAATTTATGGGAAAGCAGGCACCATCTGTGCAGCCATCGTCTGCGACTTCGGCAACGACTATGCCCGAAGCACCGGTTTTCGAAACACCCGCGCAACCGACATTCGCTACACAGACCCAGCCGCAAAACGACTTGCCGTGGGAAAATCCCTTCGCAAAAAGGGATTATGCAGGCATAACCCCGGCAAATGCATCGGCAAATAAACCGTACGCAAAGCCCGCAAGTGCCGCGAATACGCTTTCGGACAAAAAGTCTAAATACGACGTAAGCGACGACGTTCAGGACCTCTTTTCGCTCCCCGAATACGGCAAGATTATTTCGCTGGAACCCGACCACAGTAAGCCCGCTCCGCCTCCCGAGACGCCGTGGGCGCCGCCCTCGTTCTTCCAGATTGCAAACACCTACATCGCCGGCGAAGATTCCAATGGTCTCTTGATTATCGACCAGCATGCCGCCCACACGCGAGTGCTCTTTGAACAAGCGATGGAATCGCTCCAGAACAACATCATGCAAGATAGCCAGGAACTTCTGTTCCCGGAACTCATCGACCTTTCCAAGCAAGAGAAAGAAATCTTCCGAAACGTCGATGAGCAACTGCGCAAGCTCGGATTCTTCGTCGAGCCGTTCGGAGGCGACACCTACCAGATTCGCTCGATTCCAAGCGCTCTCCCACTTTCGCGTGCCGCCAAAGCGGTTCACGATTTCCTAAATGATGTCGACGAAAACGACACCAAGAATGACATGGTTAAGTTCCAGGAAGCGATTGCAAAATCCTGGGCAAAGACGAACGCTTACCAGGCGGGTGACAAGCTCAAGCCCGAAGAAATCACGGCGCTCGTAAGCCAGCTCATGATTACGCAGGATCCGCTCAAGTCCCCGTTCGGGAGTCCGACGCTCATGCGCTTAACGCTTGAGGAACTGAGCAAGAAATTCAGACACTAG
- the thrC gene encoding threonine synthase, which produces MSQFNAHFRNINGDDTYPLTDVIYRSKVDGSLLEVEHDRAALASRSPEEWKKLFAERRMSFKPEDMSGIWSKREMVLPDIPVEDIVTMREGWSPLFDAAPLAKELGIGSLKVKLCGNSHTGSFKDLGMTVLVSQVNHIIKKGIHPIDAVACASTGDTSAALSAYCAKAGIPSIVFLPAGKTSTAQLIQPISNGSIVLALDTDFDGCMKIVQEVTKDNRIYLANSMNSLRVEGQKTISPEICQELGWTVPDTVIIPGGNLGNVSALAKGFEDCKAMGLIDRIPRIIVAQAENANPFYQAYERGFDKLVPVQAKKTLASAIQIGNPVSYPKAVRAIQKTNGMVVSVSEEELANAAHRGDRIGLYCCPHTGVALGALEKLVAAGKIAKDENVVVISTAHGLKFTEFKVGYHEQKLENIASKYANPVFKAPAEIGAVMDILKKEMAARRR; this is translated from the coding sequence ATGTCTCAGTTTAACGCTCATTTTAGAAACATCAACGGCGACGACACCTACCCGCTGACCGACGTCATTTACCGCAGCAAGGTGGACGGTAGCCTGCTCGAAGTCGAACACGACCGTGCAGCGCTCGCCAGCCGCAGCCCGGAAGAATGGAAGAAGCTCTTTGCCGAACGCCGCATGAGCTTTAAGCCCGAAGACATGAGTGGTATTTGGAGCAAGCGCGAAATGGTGCTCCCGGATATTCCGGTTGAAGACATCGTCACCATGCGCGAAGGCTGGAGCCCGCTCTTTGACGCAGCCCCGCTCGCCAAGGAACTCGGCATCGGAAGCCTCAAGGTGAAGCTCTGCGGCAACTCCCACACGGGTTCCTTCAAGGACCTCGGCATGACGGTTCTCGTAAGCCAGGTGAACCACATCATCAAGAAGGGCATCCACCCGATTGACGCTGTCGCTTGCGCTTCAACAGGCGATACTTCTGCAGCCCTCAGCGCCTACTGCGCAAAGGCAGGCATTCCTTCCATCGTGTTCCTCCCGGCCGGCAAAACCAGCACCGCACAGCTCATCCAGCCGATTTCTAACGGCAGCATCGTGCTTGCGCTCGACACCGACTTTGACGGTTGCATGAAGATCGTTCAGGAAGTCACAAAGGACAACCGCATTTACCTCGCCAACTCCATGAACAGCCTCCGCGTCGAAGGCCAGAAGACGATTTCTCCGGAAATCTGCCAGGAACTCGGTTGGACGGTGCCTGACACCGTGATTATCCCGGGTGGTAACCTCGGTAACGTGAGCGCACTTGCCAAGGGCTTCGAAGACTGCAAGGCCATGGGCCTCATCGACCGCATTCCGCGCATCATCGTTGCTCAGGCAGAAAACGCAAACCCGTTCTACCAGGCATACGAACGCGGCTTCGACAAGCTCGTTCCGGTTCAGGCAAAGAAGACTCTCGCCTCCGCTATCCAGATCGGTAACCCGGTCAGCTACCCGAAGGCAGTCCGCGCTATCCAGAAGACAAACGGCATGGTCGTAAGCGTCTCTGAAGAAGAACTCGCAAACGCAGCCCACCGCGGCGACCGCATCGGTCTCTACTGCTGCCCGCATACGGGTGTCGCTCTCGGCGCTCTCGAAAAGCTCGTTGCCGCAGGCAAGATTGCTAAGGACGAAAACGTCGTCGTCATCAGCACGGCACACGGCCTCAAGTTCACGGAATTCAAGGTCGGCTACCACGAACAGAAGCTCGAAAACATCGCAAGCAAGTACGCAAACCCGGTGTTCAAGGCTCCTGCCGAAATCGGCGCCGTCATGGACATCTTGAAGAAAGAGATGGCTGCCCGCCGTCGCTAA
- a CDS encoding OmpP1/FadL family transporter, whose product MKKFISALLCVSSFSFASMIGLDALGQEQIAGGSTAMAGRGFAGSAKTGDAEGVSVVNPARQAFDSKVSFNLNFLFDVSSADRSNSHFTKTTVSLPSMNLTFPMNDFGSLGFSLWQHYASTMREDIENEEEQWNAEIEYQSSIYELVPSYAIRLPFYRVVSLGFSAHFVMGSFNRDLTLGPNHDDVDEGDIWATNDADVTDHVTGDWKIKNSAYFTFAAQYRGRMASYFFSFTTPYTLKNELEYNFRFSELDTLAPTKLTRRIKVPAMLATGVNYRLNKRHNVMADVAWRAWDNDIENAAGSWNMSKVTKTQNDFNISVGYQRDGSDIFYDSYWDRITYRAGLWYKNWYVEDVSEIGGSIGAGFPLGRKGTMLDFAIQGGVRLTDDDRNWSESFIGIRLGLVGVGNWGKTRGQ is encoded by the coding sequence ATGAAAAAGTTTATCAGTGCTTTACTTTGTGTTTCGAGTTTTTCCTTTGCGTCGATGATTGGACTTGATGCTCTCGGTCAAGAGCAGATTGCAGGCGGTTCCACGGCTATGGCGGGGCGGGGCTTTGCTGGTAGTGCAAAGACTGGCGATGCCGAGGGTGTTTCTGTCGTGAACCCGGCGCGTCAGGCGTTTGATTCCAAGGTTTCGTTTAACTTGAACTTCCTGTTCGATGTCTCGTCGGCAGATCGTTCAAATTCTCATTTCACGAAGACGACCGTCTCTTTGCCGTCGATGAACCTCACGTTCCCGATGAATGATTTTGGATCGCTCGGTTTTTCGCTGTGGCAGCATTACGCATCTACGATGCGCGAGGACATTGAAAACGAAGAAGAACAGTGGAACGCCGAAATCGAGTACCAGAGTTCCATCTATGAACTGGTGCCGTCTTATGCCATTAGGCTTCCGTTCTACCGTGTCGTCTCTCTCGGTTTCTCGGCTCACTTTGTGATGGGCAGCTTTAATCGCGACCTCACGCTTGGCCCTAATCACGACGACGTTGACGAAGGCGACATCTGGGCTACAAACGATGCCGATGTTACGGACCATGTGACGGGCGACTGGAAAATCAAGAACTCGGCATATTTCACTTTTGCCGCTCAGTATCGTGGCCGCATGGCTTCGTACTTCTTCTCGTTTACGACGCCTTACACGCTCAAGAACGAACTGGAATACAACTTTAGATTTAGCGAGTTGGATACGCTTGCTCCGACCAAGCTTACTCGTCGCATCAAGGTCCCTGCAATGCTTGCAACTGGTGTCAACTACCGCCTCAACAAGCGCCATAATGTGATGGCCGATGTGGCTTGGCGTGCTTGGGACAATGATATTGAAAACGCTGCGGGAAGCTGGAACATGTCCAAGGTGACAAAGACCCAGAATGATTTTAATATTTCTGTCGGCTACCAGCGTGATGGAAGTGATATCTTTTACGATTCCTACTGGGATCGCATTACGTATAGAGCCGGTCTTTGGTACAAGAACTGGTATGTTGAAGATGTTTCTGAAATTGGTGGATCTATCGGTGCCGGATTCCCGCTTGGGCGTAAGGGCACGATGCTTGATTTCGCTATTCAGGGTGGGGTTCGCCTGACTGATGACGACCGCAACTGGAGCGAATCCTTTATTGGTATTCGTCTAGGCTTGGTTGGTGTTGGTAATTGGGGCAAGACCCGTGGTCAGTAA